A region of the Brienomyrus brachyistius isolate T26 chromosome 10, BBRACH_0.4, whole genome shotgun sequence genome:
TAGAGGAGGAAGAGAATACTGCTTCTCTCTTAATCCCGCTGCTCACTCGAGATTTTGCATTAATTTCACATAACAAAAATACTACCACCACCTAGTGGAGAACCTGATCTTTACCATTACAACAGAACAATAACAGTATAAGGGCTATTTACAGTTGCCACAGGGCATGCTGGAACATACATCCCACCGGTACTGCGCTGCCCCCTCCTCAGAGGTCGACCGTCCCGGTGACCAACACCCCCAGTCCTTACGTCAGTTCTGACCCGAGTCCCAGGGATCCGCTGGCAGCCAACGGCATGTCGCCTCCAATGACAGTGCAGGTCGCTCCCTAAGGGATGTAATATTTATTTGGGATAAATATTGTTTagataagtgaaatattttacagtttttctgaattgctgaaatattagaaattattttgggaacaaaactgaatgtcaattgccaaaagtcatttattgaatcaatcacttggcaaaactttaaactatgctcacctagttagacacaatttgcagatctcagtcaccctttttatcaaaacacattttgagttATGGTCAACTTTGATGCaatatagaaaacacaggccacagaggttaagcgcagccagcacacagtattcatttaaacacaatgactcaaaactgttcacaaacacatttctaaacatttgaagaagccaaagagtgactagaacatagaatatgtGCCATAGGTGAATAGGAGCGGAATTTTGACAttaaggtacaaatgggtcacaaagaggattctttctttccgtgaatctggcttggcagttgtacaacattttactgtaatatgcctctcatttgtttattttttttctttgttctttacagtaCAGCAGCAGCAAAACCAGGAAAGCCAACAATTTACACAACACCCAGGGATACAAGCTAAATATGCATTACCAGGGTTGCCAGGTCTCACGCATTTGGCGTGACGCTCACGCTTTttcactctcacgctcacgcaagaaatcttatggcaattTTGTATTACAgtgaaccaaacaaaatacaagacttggcATTTTTTGCTTTTTGGTTGCCATTTCAGACTTCTATAAcatccccttgtggggaccaaaacaaTGTCCCACTAGGTCAAAATATCAGATttcggtaccactttacaataaggctccttTTTGCCGCTTGAAAATGGTAGTAATtcgttaataaaaagaaaagtgttataatttatttaaaaattgtctttttattatttacaaagtgttacaccctaattaataaccagattataaaccattcataaaccctttatatgggtagccttattgtaaagtggcacccAGATTTTTATGTAGTATAtacatgaccacacacacacacacacacatgcctgaAATTAATACCAGAGCCTGGCCCGTACCTGACACTTTGAGACCGAATCTGACCTGGCAGAAATAGTTCTAACATATCTAACACCCAATCCCAAAATTGTATAAGTATTAGTCATACTTGTATACGGAGGCATTTGCGAGCATTCGCCGTGTTTCTTCCATTGCTAGGTGGGAGCTTGTCAGGTAGCTGAAAGACGAGGGAGAAAGGGAGGGGCAGGTGGAGGACAGGTGTGGGGGTGCAGTGGAAAGCGCAAAAGGGTAAAGGACCTGGCAAGTGCAAACTGTACATTTCCTTAAATCTCGTGAACATAAAACTAACCTAAACACAACCAAATATATGAAAATCTTACTTAAGCTTTCCTGTGCCATCTTAGAAAGCAGAATGAAATCCCAGCTACAGGTGGCAAGACATAGACCTTCATCAGAGCATCAACACGGCAGCTTTTCCATGTGTGCCGTGAGATTCTGTTATTTTCACACACAAAACCAAAAGTGATATGTGacactccagcacaaaaccatACACTTGGGTCAAAAATTAGAAATTAAGATTATGGTATCAAATGAAAGAGCACAATGATTACCAATCAGAATGAAATAGATTTACCTTAGACATGTTTGTCCATGGTACAGTTGAAGCCACTTATAGTGATCACATCTGTATGAgtgaaattgatcactataagcagttTATCAATCCATTATCATAACCACTTAATCAGAGAGAGAGCgtgtgaactccacacagaaaggaccttgGACAAAACCCAGGCctttcttgctgtgaggcagcagcataACCACTGTGCTACTGTGCCGCCCCAGATGATCATTATAactgatttttttcttctttgtatCAGACAGATTACCATTTAATTGAcatatgtatatttattacaagaAAATAAGGTAATAAAATGGACAGCTTCGCTATTTACGTAATTTTATTGACTGATGATTTATTTCAAAatgcagtacagctgtttcaaatgccTTTCAAATAATGATAttgtacaaattaaattactgaaatgTGAATAATTCAAATATGCTATAGGAAAGTACAGTATTGTACATAAATATTCAATTGAGTTTTACTTAAACAGTACATTTTCACAacgttacattgtctcaaagcgcttattGTAGTTTCACTGCTGCATCTCAGTGGCTCATTTTTGGCGGTTTATCAAAAGCTTTGACGCAtctatatttgtcattgagagataatgactttctttttcctgtcatgttttctgtgcacacagcattagcctcaggtagcaGCTAGAAGCAGACGGGTAAAGTAGCGCTATTGaagtaaagaaaaaaagaataatcgCAGTCTTACTTTTTCAATATGTTGTCCTGTTTAAAAAGACCCAAAATAAACAATGGAAGCAAATTACTTGATTATATAAGCaaattatttatacagtatttgtacaggatgaatctgtcccaagctttttgataCATATAAGCAGTTGATCCTTATAACCAAGCGGTTTTCACTgtattaattaaataatttataaaaatatatcagtCGTCCATTTGTCATACTTGTGGTATCTAGACATTATGgcactgttactgcacttttatCAGAAGCATATTCTCTATTTGTACACTGTTTAGTATTGTCTGTAGTTTTCTTTTAACCAAGAATAGCAAACAGGGAAGCATTCCCATTGCACATGTCCCATAAAGGTCTTTAATAATCAATCTTGTTTAGGACTCTTTGATATGTTCACTCTGAATACTGCAGCTCTTCCAGATATTGTCTCCACAGAAATGTATTTACTGCAGTTACTGAACACCCACTCCTCAACCAGGACACCATCTCTGACAGtccaaaacatttttttgtttaataatgtAAGGGTTTTTATGTATTGTATGCATACATTTACATAATTATATGTGCAAATTAATATCAATGGCCTGGGAGGAATCCAATCATTTATATGTGGAGCATCCACTGTCATTACCAGCTTTAATCACGTCGGTAAAACAATGTTCATACTCTGAGGCAAAGCTGCAGACCTCGTAGTCCCTATAAACCAGGAAGAGCTGAAACGCTACTCAACTGACACTTGGTTTCCCTTCctttatctatatatatatataccagcTTTCTGCAAAAAGTCTGTATTAAATTAGTTTATGATTTAATCATGTTGAAATAATAGCTCAGCTTGAGACAGATCCAATAGACATATCCATTGTTCAGTATCGTATGGCTCTGGAGCACATCCCAAAAATCCTGGATTACCAGCAGGATATATAAGACGGTTTAATCAGCTGAACACTGTGATTCTGTAGTCGAACTAAAGTTAGTTGAATCATCTGCACTGCTTTGCAACTCTGACTTCACTGTACacaatatcttcattaactggaGTTGGTGAGACACTGGAATTTTCTGATTTGGCAcctaaaaaagaaaatgaaaggctCTAGCTAAAATATACCATGACAGGAAATGTAtaggttattttaaaacatgtaTGTGCATAATTTATATATGGTCATATCTATATACACAATGATATTTAACTATTCACTAAATCAAAAGCTTAATTTAGACAAAAGGTAATCCTATTAACATATAaaatgcatgacttacttaAACGGTGTTTCTTGTACCATCTTAGAAAGCAGAATGAGATCCAAGCCACAGTCAGGCACAGTATCAGGACAGAGACACCGGTCAGAGCAGTCGGACACCAGGCAGTGGGAGTTTCTGTGGGCAGACACAAAATCAAAGTTTCAATGTTTTCAGAAACTATTATTgataatttgtaaaaaaaatatataaaataatttaataaaggtATATGACTTTGACcggtgtttgtgtgtatatattcatacacacatacatacacacagtactgtgcaatagTCTTAGACGGTCAaagaaatgatgtttaaatgattttaattttGGTGTGTAACTATGCTATTCtggctgtgaaagtgtgtcagcttagccgttTCAAAACgtctgctaaaatcaccccagtatttgcagcaaccatacaatacacccatGCATTAGCAAATGTTATATTGCTATTCAGTATCTCATTGATTTTTCTAACTGATTAAATTAATGAATTAGGTGAGCTGGTGgtaaaatttaataaacacacagaatggctggggagccacagcagagaggtttgggaactgaagcagcGTTTATCTAGCCATCccactagatatcagtaactttttggagaacagaagacattcttagtcatttttattgtggttttttgttctttttataatgtttttttttgttctgaacAAAAGTACACTTATTTCAAGGAAAATAgccttaaacatttcttttgactgagacttttgcacagtgctgtataaaCTGTACTCTATGCGTGTGTGCATacgcccgcacacacacacacacacacacacacacacacacacacacacactataatgAATGTATATGAATTGATTAATTAAACTTACTTGTacagttaaaactgacaggttcGCTCTGTGCACTGCAGCTCTTCTTTTGCACTGTGCAGTGGACGCTTCCTGAAATAACCTCCACGGAAATATATTTACAGCTGGTACTGAATACCTTCTCCTCGCCCAGGACATCGTCTCTGACAGTCCATGTGTACAGAGTATCTTCCCCACTGTCATCAGCACAGTGCAACACAGACGTGCCATGAGTACAAGTGAGGAATTCAACCACAGGGTGACCTAAAAACAGATGAATGAAAAGGATAGATACTGTTCTATTATTTAAGCTACAATTAGAAATCTCTAACATAATGAGTACATCAGTTTTAAACTATGAATGTGAAGTTTTAAACATACCCAGCACCACCAAGTGATGTTTCTCTGTCAGCACATGTTTCCCATCTGAATCATATCCAGATGCAGTAATGTCACCAGTCCAGTTCTTCTGGATGTTAGTCATTTTAAGTGTAAAATTTTGAAAAACTTCAGTTGAGAATTTATAGCTAATTTTACTAGTAGCGATAGCGTTGTCACCATATTTCCATTGTACAGACTTTATACTGTTGTTCTGTATGTGCAGATAAATGGTTTCTCCTCTGATGCAGCATTGCAGCTTCACACTGGTCACACCTTCAAGGACAACAAACACATTTCTTTAGTCAGCAAAATTAAAACAAGCTTCCATTTTAAACATACATAGTAAATACATCTGATTAGATAGTAAAAACTATCACTTTTCActtaattttgcatttttgtgcAACTATATGCATTGTGCAAGTTTATGTCACATTACTGACAGTTGTCTATTTCCATCACATGTGTTTCACATGGACAAACTCAGCTTGTGAGAAT
Encoded here:
- the LOC125751222 gene encoding uncharacterized protein LOC125751222 isoform X2, with product MDIQAHLLSWAILSFLSGVTSVKLQCCIRGETIYLHIQNNSIKSVQWKYGDNAIATSKISYKFSTEVFQNFTLKMTNIQKNWTGDITASGYDSDGKHVLTEKHHLVVLGHPVVEFLTCTHGTSVLHCADDSGEDTLYTWTVRDDVLGEEKVFSTSCKYISVEVISGSVHCTVQKKSCSAQSEPVSFNCTKTPTAWCPTALTGVSVLILCLTVAWISFCFLRWYKKHRLSAKSENSSVSPTPVNEDIVYSEVRVAKQCR
- the LOC125751222 gene encoding uncharacterized protein LOC125751222 isoform X3, with translation MDIQAHLLSWAILSFLSGETSANLQCCKAGGTVYLHIQNRSQKLRDIRWKHENNIKFENKSTSSAEIFQNWTLKISNIQKNWTGDITASGYDSDGKHVLTETHHLVVLGHPVVEFLTCTHGTSVLHCADDSGEDTLYTWTVRDDVLGEEKVFSTSCKYISVEVISGSVHCTVQKKSCSAQSEPVSFNCTKTPTAWCPTALTGVSVLILCLTVAWISFCFLRWYKKHRLSAKSENSSVSPTPVNEDIVYSEVRVAKQCR